A segment of the Synergistaceae bacterium genome:
GCAAAGGCATATTTTAATGATGAAGTCCTGCAAGTTGGCGGCTTCAAAGTTCATGCAGTTGACGCGACAGGCTGCGGAGATGCTTTCTGGGGAGCTTTCTTGTCAAAATTGAGGCTTGAAGGCGTGAATAATATATCAGATTTGACCGGTGAAAAAATAAAATCAGCCATGAATTACGGGAATATTTCCGGCTGTATCTGCGTTCAGAGTAAAGGCGCGATTGAATCAATTCCAACCCGTAAGCAAATCGAAGAGTTTATAAGGAAAAATAATATCTCATGAGCATAATATCACCTTCATTAATATGTCTTGACATGTGCAATCTTGAGAGCCAAGTAAAAATTTTAGAGCAGGCGGGAATAAATTATTTACACGTAGATATTCTTGACGGCCATTTTTCGCCGAGTATGCCCTTAGGACTTGACACGGTCAGGCAGTTACGCGCAAAGACAGGACTAAAATTTGACTGTCATGTTATGACGACTGAGCAGGATTATTTTGTAGATGAGTTATTAGACATAGGAGCCGAGCAAATTACTTTTCACGCAGAAACTCAGCCGCATATTGACGGGATGATTAATCGAATTCACTCAAAAGGTGTAAAAGCCGGTGTCGCTCTCAAGCCTTCAACGCCGTTAAATGTGTTGGATTATGTGCTTGAAAAATGTGATGTAATATTATTAATGCTGATTAATCCCGGCTATGCATTTGTGAAGGGAGAACAGCAGGTAATATATGCCGAGCGCAAAATTAAAGATTTACGCAGTATGATACAAACTCGCAAACTTGACACAAAAATAGAACTTGACGGCCGTATA
Coding sequences within it:
- a CDS encoding ribulose-phosphate 3-epimerase — protein: MSIISPSLICLDMCNLESQVKILEQAGINYLHVDILDGHFSPSMPLGLDTVRQLRAKTGLKFDCHVMTTEQDYFVDELLDIGAEQITFHAETQPHIDGMINRIHSKGVKAGVALKPSTPLNVLDYVLEKCDVILLMLINPGYAFVKGEQQVIYAERKIKDLRSMIQTRKLDTKIELDGRISEKNIIDWGKTGLADIFVTGSTCLKRDDLLNSLRRLKNL